Part of the Companilactobacillus zhachilii genome is shown below.
CAGCATGTGTACAGCCAATAATAACTACTTTCTTTTTCGTGATATTGCTATCCTTTCCTAATGACGTATACTACAAGTATACAATGGTTACTACAAATGTAAACTCATCTTTGGGGGGATGAATGTATGAAACCGATTTATCGTTATTTTGTTCAACCACAGTTGGACGGCAAGACAAAAACAGTTTTTGGATACGAATTATTGATCAAGGAATTGACACCGGAAGGTTGGAGATTGCCTGAATCTTTTACAGCGATTGATCCACAAGTTATTTCTGATCTGTTATTGGAAACAACCCGAATTTTAGGTATTAAAGTTCAATATTGTTCTGTAAATATTAGCCGTGAGCAGTTGATAGATACGACCGTTGCTAAAGCAATTATCCAAAGTCAAAAGCAACTCTATCCAGCCAAATTAGTGGTGGAGTTGACTGAGGAAAAGGGTCCAGAGTGTTATCCTGACACAAAATTGATTCCACACTTGCGGAAGTTTATTGAGTATGGCATGCAAATTTCTTTGGATGATGTTGGAACAGGAATTAATGATTTTAAGAGTATTCAAGAACTTTTGCCATTAGCATCAGAGCTGAAATTTGCATTACAAAATTTCCGGACAGGTTTAAAGGATCCTAAAATTCAACAAAAATTGCATTTCTGGCACGCTATCAGTGAAGAATATGGATTGCGGATGATTCTTGAAGGAATCGAAGATTCTGATGATGCTAAAATGAGTAAAGACTTTAATATCTCATTACGTCAAGGTTATTATTATGGAAAACCAAAGCTGTTGAGATTACCTGGAGATCCAGTTGATTTCGGGTTTTAAGGACCTCCAGAAACAAGAAAATTAGGTCGCTATGGGGACCGACTGGAGCCAAGGTCTCCAGTCTCGACTTTGAACCTCGCAAAGTACGCAAGTTTCAAAGCTCGTCCCGTGGTGTAAGTGCTAAAGCACTAACGCCACTTTCACAGCAACCTAATTTTCTTGTTTCTTCCGGCTAATTGGTTAGATTTTAGATAATGGGTAAAATTAAATGTCATAATATGTTTCGACGATTTTATAAAAGTTGCTAATTGAGAAAACTCGGTAATTCATTGCCGAGATGAATCAATGTCTCGAGCAACTTTTTTTGAAATATATTTAAACAATCGTATTTTTTAACCAACATAAATCTCCTCATGATGATATGATTTAATCACATCGAGGGGAGGTGAACATTTGACCCTTAAAGGAATTAAGCTTCGAATATACCCCAATGGATTCCAAATTCAACATATCGAAATGAACTTTGGTTGTGTTCGCAAAGTTTGGAATGTGATGTTAGCCATGCAAAAAGATAGATATGAGAATAATCCTGATTGTAAATTCGTATCAAATTTTGATATGAACATACTTCTGCCACTTTTAAAGAAAGAGCATCCTTACTTAAAACAAGTGGAGAGCACAAGTCTACAATGTGCCAATAAAGATTTGTCAGAAGCGTTCAAAAATTTTTTTGAAGAACATACTGGATATCCAAGATTTAAAAGTAGAAAGTATCCTCGTCAAAGCTACCAATCAAAATGTGTGAATCATAATATCAAGCAAATTAATAACTCATATAT
Proteins encoded:
- a CDS encoding EAL domain-containing protein; translation: MKPIYRYFVQPQLDGKTKTVFGYELLIKELTPEGWRLPESFTAIDPQVISDLLLETTRILGIKVQYCSVNISREQLIDTTVAKAIIQSQKQLYPAKLVVELTEEKGPECYPDTKLIPHLRKFIEYGMQISLDDVGTGINDFKSIQELLPLASELKFALQNFRTGLKDPKIQQKLHFWHAISEEYGLRMILEGIEDSDDAKMSKDFNISLRQGYYYGKPKLLRLPGDPVDFGF